The nucleotide window TGGCCCGGTTGATCCAGGGGTGAATGATGGATTCGCCCTCCTCCAGACCGAATTTCTGCATCAGGCTGTCCATGCGCTCACCACCGAAGATACGCATCAGGTCGTCTTCCATGCTGAGGAAGAAACGGGACTGACCCGGGTCGCCCTGACGGCCGGAGCGGCCGCGCAGCTGGTTGTCGATGCGGCGGCTTTCATGCCGTTCGGTGCCGATCACGCACAGACCGCCGGCTTCCAGGACAATGTCCCTGTCCCGGGCGATTTCCGCAGAGATTTTCTCGGCCGCTTTGGCGCGGGCGCTTTCCTCGATGTCGGAGACTTCTTCCTGCAGGCGCATTTCCAGGTTGCCGCCGAGCTGGATGTCGGTGCCGCGTCCGGCCATGTTGGTGGCGATGGTGACGGTGCCCGGCCGGCCGGCCTGGGCCACGATATAGGCTTCCTGTTCGTGGAATTTGGCATTCAGCACATTGTGTTTGATCTTGCGCTTTTTCAGCAGGTCGGCGAGATATTCAGACTTCTCGATGCTGACGGTGCCGACAAGCACCGGCTGCTGACGCTTGTGACAGTCTTCGATGACGTCGATGATGGCGTTATATTTTTCGGCAGCGGTCCGGTAAACCTCGTCATCCTCGTCTTTACGGGCGACCGGCACATGGGTCGGCATTTCGACCACTTCCAGGCCGTAGATATCGGCAAATTCAGACGCTTCGGTGGCGGCGGTACCGGTCATGCCGGCCAGTTTCTCGTAAAGGCGGAAATAATTCTGGAAAGTCACCGAGGCCAGGGTCTGGTTTTCGGTTTTGATATCCACGCCTTCCTTGGCTTCCAGGGCCTGATGCAGGCCATCCGAATAGCGCCGGCCTTCCATCATGCGACCGGTGAATTCGTCAATGATCACGACCTGGCCGTCCTTGACGATATAATCCTTTTCCGCCTGGAACAGCTTGTGCGCCTTCAGCGCCTGGTTGACATGGTGAACCACGGCCACATTGCCGTAATCATACATGCCGCCTTCGATCAGGCCGGCGTCCTGGAGGATCTGTTCCAGATGTTCCATGCCCTCTTCGGTGAGGCTGATGTTATTGGATTTTTCGTCAAGCTCGTAATCCTCGTCATTGAGGCTCGGGATCAGCTTGTTAATGGACACATAAAGTTCGGATTTATCCTCGGTCGGGCCGGAAATGATCAGCGGAGTCCGGGCCTCGTCAATAAGGATACTGTCGACCTCGTCAACAATGGCATAGGCGGGGTCGCGCTGGACCATGGCGTCCGGATGGAATTTCATATTGTCGCGCAGATAATCAAAACCCAGCTCGTTGTTGGTGGCATAGGTGATATCGGCCTGATAGGCGGCCTTGCGGGACATTTCATCAATGGCGGGAATGATGCAGCCGACGCTGAGGCCGAGGAATTCATAGACCTTGCCCATCCACTGGCTGTCGCGCTGGGCGAGATAGTCGTTGACGGTGACCACATGCACACCCTTGCCGGGCAGCGCATTGAGGTAGGCGGCAAGTGTAGCGACAAGGGTTTTACCCTCACCGGTTTTCATTTCGGCAATCCTGCCTTCGTGCAGGACGATACCGCCGATCAGCTGAACATCATAATGACGCAGGCCGAGGGTTCGTTTTGCGGCTTCCCGGACGACGGCGAAAGCTTCATTCAGCAGGCTGTCGAGAGTTGCGCCTTCTTCAAGGCGGGCCCGGAATTCCGCTGTCTTGGCGCGCAATTCCTCATCACTTAAGGCGCTGATGTTTTCTTCAAGGGCGTTGATGGCCTCGATGCGCGGATTCAGACTCTTGACATAACGCTCATTGGAAGACCCGAAAACTTTTCTGGCAAGCTTGCCCATTCCCAACATAGTTTAATTCCTTGCGGCCCCTGTGGTGCAATCCCCGCCGGCCTTTTTATACATTCAGACGTTTAGCACAGATAAGTCGGTGCAGGTGCGCTGTCAATGACTCATCCGTCTAATTGACCCGAAAACCGGCAGAATTTTGCATATTCTGCTATCTGCTTTTCTTCAGTTGTTTTATAAAGTCGCCTATAACATGAAAAATGTGACCAATTGTTTAAGGCTGGAAAGATGGCTAAAGAATATAAGAAATCTCCCCTCGCACCGGAATTTTTCCCGGAGATGCCGGTCATAGAGGGTGTTGAACTGGGCACTGCCTCCACAGAACTGAAATACAAGGGGCGGGACGACCTGCTCCTGGTGCGCTTTCCGGAAGGCGCTGCCGTGGCGGGGGTCTTTACCAAGTCCAAAACCCGCTCGGCTCCGGTGGACTGGTGCCGGACGTGCTTGGCGGCCGGGAAACCGGCCCGGGTGCTGCTGGTCAATGCGGGCAATGCCAACGCCTTTACCGGCCGGGCCGGGGATGACGCCATGCAGAAATGTATTGAAACGGCGGCCGGGGTTACCGGGGCAGATAATGACCAGATCTATGTGTCCTCCACCGGCGTGATCGGCGAAGTGTTGCCGGCGGACAGGATGTTGACCCATATCGAGGCGGCGGCGAAAAGTGACGTGAGCTGGGAACAGGCGGCGAACGCCATCCGCACCACGGACACCTTTGCCAAGGGCGCAACCCGGCATGCGGTCATCGATGGCCGTGAATGTGTTCTCAATGGCATCGTCAAGGGCAGCGGCATGATTGCGCCGGATATGGCCACCATGCTGGGCTATGTCTTTACCGATGCGGATATTACGTCTCCTGTTTTACAGCAGATACTCAGTGAAACGGTGGGACCGTCCTTTAACAGCATCACGGTGGATAGCGATACCTCCACTTCTGACACGCTATTGGCCTTTGCCAGCGGCAAAAGCGGCGCCGGTGCCGAAATTTCCGATCCCGCCGATCCGCGTCTGGCTGATTTCCGGGTGGCTTTCCAGGACCTGATGACCGATCTTGCGCACCAGGTGGTGCGGGACGGCGAAGGCGCGACAAAATTCATCAAAATTACCGTGGAGGGGGCCGAAGACGACCGCGCCGCCAAGGTGATTGCGCTTTCCATCGCCAATTCACCGCTGGTCAAGACCGCCATTGCCGGGGAAGACGCCAACTGGGGCCGGATTGTCATGGCCGTGGGAAAGGCTGGCGAAGCGGCGGACCGGGACCGGTTGATCATTGAAATCGGCGGCCAGCGCCTGACCGAAGCGGGTATGGCCTCGAAAAACTATGACGAGGACGCCTGTACGGCTCATCTGAAAGGCCGGGACATCGACATCTTTGTGGATGCGGGGGTCGGCGGTCCGGGCAAGGCCACTGTCTGGACCTGTGATCTGACCCACGGCTATATTGATATTAATGCGGATTATCGGAGTTAGGCGATGATCCGAACCATCGAAACGGAAAGACTGACCCTCCGGCCCTTTGAACCGGCAGATGCCGTCCAGATGTCGGCCATCTTTTCGGACTGGGAAGTGACCCGCTGGCTCAGCACCAATGTGCCTTTTCCTTTCTCCGAACAGGACGGGCTGGACATGATCCGGGCCCGCGACAAGGACTGGGCGGCCGGTAACGGGGCTTCTTACGGGGCCTTTGACCGGGAGACCGGCGAACAGGTTGGCGGCGTCAGGGTCTTTTCCTTCGACGAGGTATCCGAGGTGGGCTACTGGCTCGCCCGTTCCGCCTGGGGCAAGGGCTTTGGCACTGAACTTCTCAGGGCGGTGGTAGCGGGCTGTTTCACTCATTCCCCGATCCGGGAGATTGTCGCCCAGACCTCGGCTGATAACAAAGGGTCGCAGCGGATTCTGGAAAAAGCGGGCTTTATATTTGAGGGACAAACGCCTGAAGAATTCGCCCGCTGCGGTCACGAGCACGGTTGCGGGGAATTTTTCCGGCTCAAGAAAGAAGACTGGCAAAAGAATGGCTGAAGAAAAACTCTGTCCCGATATCCCGAACCGCCCCGAAGGCCCCCTGCCCGTCATCACCGTGGCGGCGGTGATCATGGTCGATATTGACGGCCGTATTTTGCTGGCCCAGCGGCCGGAAGGCAAAAGCATGGCCGGCCTGTGGGAATTTCCCGGCGGCAAGCTGGAAGGCGGCGAAACCCCGGAACGGGCCCTGATCCGGGAATTGAAGGAAGAGCTGAATATCGATATTACCGAGGCCTGTCTCGCTCCTTTCACCTTTGCTTCACATAGTTATGAGAAATTCCATCTGCTGATGCCCTGTTTCCTGTGCCGTCGTTGGGACGGCATTGTCCAGGGGCTGGAGGGACAGGCGCTGAAATGGGTCAGGATCAATGAGCTCCGGGACTATCCCATGCCGCCGGCGGACGAACCGCTGATCGCCATGATCCGGGATTTCCTGTAAAAATAATAATCCGGGGATACAATAATGTCTGAGACAACTTATCTGGTGCATCTGGTCTGTGGCTCCACCGGGGCCGGCAAGACCACCCATGCGCTGAAGCTGTCGGAAGAGCTGGGCGCCATTCATTTCCCCATTGATGAATGGATGACGACCCTGTTCTGGATGGACAGCCCGGAACCCATTCGCCACGACTGGGCCATGGAACGGATAGACCGCTGCGAAAGCCAGATCTGGATCCTGGTCCGGCGTCTGGCGGAAAAGGGAATAGCTGTGGTTCTGGATCTGGGGTTTACCCGGCGCGATCACCGGCGGAAAATCGCCGAACTGGCCGCGGAAGCCGGATTTCCCCTGCGGCTTCATTTTATCGATGTGCCGGCCGGTGAACGCTGGAGGCGGGTCGAGAAGCGCAATGCGGAAAAGGGTGAAACCTTCGCCATGGAAGTGGACCGGGAGATGTTTGATTTTATGGAAGGCATCTGGGAAGCACCCCATGAGGCTGAGATGACGGCCCTGAACGGCGTGCGAGTAAGTTAATCCCTTTATTGCCTCAATTTTTCTTTGAGCTGGTTATGCGCGGCAACAAGGCTATTGCTGGAAACTATGTATAAGGATATTATTTTCTACTATAGGTGGAGAATCGAAAATGTATCTTATGTATGTAGATGAGAGTGGTGATCCGGGTCACAACGTCAATATCACTAAGTATTTCATACTATCTTCGATAGTTGTCCACGAGCAGGACTGGCAGCTTTTTATTGATAGACTAGTTCAATTTAGGAGGGTGTTGCGAGACTCTTATGGTTTGCCATTAAGGGCAGAAATCCATGCTGTGGAGTACTTAAGAAAACAAGTTTTTAATATTCCAAAGTATGAACGGTTAGCTCTGATGCGCAATTTTATTGATGAGCTTGCCAAAATGCCTATAGCAATTACTAGCGTTGTTATAAACAAACAAGAGTTTCTGCGAAGGCGGATGTTTGCTGAAGGGGATGATATTTTTATTACTGCATGGAAATATCTTTTTCAGCGATTTGAAAATACGCTTGGTTGGGGGAATTTTCCAAGAAGCCAGACAAGCGACAAGGGCATTGCGATTACTGATAACACCGATGGTGGGAAATTGATAAAACTTGTTCGGAAAATGTCTGTCTACAATCCTGTTCCTAATGTGGGTGGCAGAGGCTTTCGCCCGCTTCCCATACAAAGGGTAATCGAAGATCCCCACTTTAAAGACTCCGTTATGAGTCTGCCTATTCAGGCTTGTGATGTTTGTGCTTATTTCTTAATGCAGTACTATAACCCAAACAAGTATGTGAAATCCAAAGGGGCAGATAAATACTATTTCAGATTGGCGCCGGTCTTGAACAACAATGCATCAAGAACTAATAAATTTGGAATTGTGGAATACCCGTAAATAAATAGGGGAGGACCGAAGTCCTCCCGGGGCAATCCTACTACTAGGTTGTGCCTAGGTTCAGATTACATGTAATGTATATCATAAATTCCCATAAGAATCAATAAGTTATTCAATTTCAGTTGAATTCAAAAAATAGAGTCTAGTCAAAGACTTAACTGCCCGCCTTATCCCCGGTGCTTTGTTCTTTCACCCCCAGCGCATCGGCGAGGCGCATTTTGGCGCTGCCGGGCTTCAGGGGTTTTTGCTGGCTTTCATGGGGGGCCCAGCCCATCAGATAGAGGATATCAAAGGTCACTTTAATGCGGCCGCGCTCGTCGGCGAACAGGTCCTGATAAACCCTTGCCGTTTCCATGATCATTTCCCGGCTGGAAAAACCCCTGAATTTTTTGTGGAGCGCATTACTCTCGCCCATACCGCGAAGTTCGGTCATCAGCGACAGGGCGTCCCTGTAGGTCACCGTGATCCGGTCCGTATCGACCACCGGCAGGGCGAACCCGGCCCGCTGCAGCAATGATCCCGCATCCCGCACATCGACGAAGGGACTGACATGGGGGGCGGTGCCCCGGTCCATATTGATCTCCGCCTGCATCAGGCTTTGCCGTAATTCGGTCAGGGTGTCGCCGCCGAACATGGCGCCGAGAAAAAGCCCGTCGGGTTTGAGGATATTGCGGATCTGGATCAGGCTGCCCGGCAGGTCATTGACCCAGTGCAGGCTCAGGTTGCTCATCACCAGATCCAGGCTTTCGGCCCGGTAGGGCAGAAATTCCTCATCCGCCTGGACGTTGGTGCCGCCGGTATATTCCAGCATCCTGCGGGACAGGTCCTGGCGGATCAGAAGCTCGGGCTGATCTTTCAGCAAATGGGCGCCCAGCTCGCCCCGGTGACTGCCGAGGTCGAGGATTTTGTGAAACGTCCGGTTTACATCCAGCAGCTTGTCACACAACCGGTCGGCCACTTCCCGAAACATAAAGTCATGATTTTCAAAGATCGGCGCGGCCCGGTCCCGGTGCAGCCGTACCTGCCGCCGGTCGAAGACGACCGCCGTCTGCGGGGCAAAGGGATTCTGTTCTTTCTTGTCGGACCAGTCGCTGTTTGTCATACTGCCTGTATGACATTATTCGGGGTTCAGGAAAAGCAAATTTCAAACGGGACTCTTCCCGGCCGGTTTCTCTCCGGCTCGGGCCGGTTCATGCTCGATCTGTTGCTGCCGCCGCGCTGTCCCGGCTGCGGCGACTTTCTGCCCGATGCCGGAAAACTGTGTGCCGGCTGCTGGTTCTCTCTCTCGTTTCTGTCGGGGCCGTCCTGCAATTGCTGTGGCTATCCGTTCCCCCATGACCGCGGCGGCGAGGTCTATTGCGGGGTCTGCCATGCCCATGAACGCCATTTTGACCGGGTGCGCAGCGCCCTCACCTATGACGGGGGAAGCCGGCCGCTGCTGCTGGGCTTTAAACATGGGGACAGGACCGAGCTCGCCCCTTTTCTGAGCGATCTTCTGATGCAGGCCGG belongs to Emcibacter sp. and includes:
- the secA gene encoding preprotein translocase subunit SecA gives rise to the protein MLGMGKLARKVFGSSNERYVKSLNPRIEAINALEENISALSDEELRAKTAEFRARLEEGATLDSLLNEAFAVVREAAKRTLGLRHYDVQLIGGIVLHEGRIAEMKTGEGKTLVATLAAYLNALPGKGVHVVTVNDYLAQRDSQWMGKVYEFLGLSVGCIIPAIDEMSRKAAYQADITYATNNELGFDYLRDNMKFHPDAMVQRDPAYAIVDEVDSILIDEARTPLIISGPTEDKSELYVSINKLIPSLNDEDYELDEKSNNISLTEEGMEHLEQILQDAGLIEGGMYDYGNVAVVHHVNQALKAHKLFQAEKDYIVKDGQVVIIDEFTGRMMEGRRYSDGLHQALEAKEGVDIKTENQTLASVTFQNYFRLYEKLAGMTGTAATEASEFADIYGLEVVEMPTHVPVARKDEDDEVYRTAAEKYNAIIDVIEDCHKRQQPVLVGTVSIEKSEYLADLLKKRKIKHNVLNAKFHEQEAYIVAQAGRPGTVTIATNMAGRGTDIQLGGNLEMRLQEEVSDIEESARAKAAEKISAEIARDRDIVLEAGGLCVIGTERHESRRIDNQLRGRSGRQGDPGQSRFFLSMEDDLMRIFGGERMDSLMQKFGLEEGESIIHPWINRAIEKAQQKVEARNYEIRKNLLKFDDVMNDQRKAIYEQRKEVMTAEEVSETVEDMRHETVEDLVAAHIPARAYPEEWDTSGLSVELLRLFGRDFDVEDWAKEEGIDAQAFENRLIETADKFMEDRATEIGSDIMKQVEKQILLQSIDSHWKEHLAQLDHLRQVIQLRAYGQRDPLNEYKTEAFGMFESMLSQTRENVVMLMSHIQIQREAPVPDLPEPELDDLQTSHIDATTGENDAYSGGINPRDPKTWGGTPRNAPCPCGSGEKYKNCHGKIVPKVGRNDPCPCGSGKKYKHCHGTI
- a CDS encoding methyltransferase domain-containing protein, which translates into the protein MTNSDWSDKKEQNPFAPQTAVVFDRRQVRLHRDRAAPIFENHDFMFREVADRLCDKLLDVNRTFHKILDLGSHRGELGAHLLKDQPELLIRQDLSRRMLEYTGGTNVQADEEFLPYRAESLDLVMSNLSLHWVNDLPGSLIQIRNILKPDGLFLGAMFGGDTLTELRQSLMQAEINMDRGTAPHVSPFVDVRDAGSLLQRAGFALPVVDTDRITVTYRDALSLMTELRGMGESNALHKKFRGFSSREMIMETARVYQDLFADERGRIKVTFDILYLMGWAPHESQQKPLKPGSAKMRLADALGVKEQSTGDKAGS
- a CDS encoding GNAT family N-acetyltransferase, whose amino-acid sequence is MIRTIETERLTLRPFEPADAVQMSAIFSDWEVTRWLSTNVPFPFSEQDGLDMIRARDKDWAAGNGASYGAFDRETGEQVGGVRVFSFDEVSEVGYWLARSAWGKGFGTELLRAVVAGCFTHSPIREIVAQTSADNKGSQRILEKAGFIFEGQTPEEFARCGHEHGCGEFFRLKKEDWQKNG
- the mutT gene encoding 8-oxo-dGTP diphosphatase MutT translates to MAEEKLCPDIPNRPEGPLPVITVAAVIMVDIDGRILLAQRPEGKSMAGLWEFPGGKLEGGETPERALIRELKEELNIDITEACLAPFTFASHSYEKFHLLMPCFLCRRWDGIVQGLEGQALKWVRINELRDYPMPPADEPLIAMIRDFL
- a CDS encoding ATP-binding protein; protein product: MSETTYLVHLVCGSTGAGKTTHALKLSEELGAIHFPIDEWMTTLFWMDSPEPIRHDWAMERIDRCESQIWILVRRLAEKGIAVVLDLGFTRRDHRRKIAELAAEAGFPLRLHFIDVPAGERWRRVEKRNAEKGETFAMEVDREMFDFMEGIWEAPHEAEMTALNGVRVS
- a CDS encoding DUF3800 domain-containing protein — its product is MYLMYVDESGDPGHNVNITKYFILSSIVVHEQDWQLFIDRLVQFRRVLRDSYGLPLRAEIHAVEYLRKQVFNIPKYERLALMRNFIDELAKMPIAITSVVINKQEFLRRRMFAEGDDIFITAWKYLFQRFENTLGWGNFPRSQTSDKGIAITDNTDGGKLIKLVRKMSVYNPVPNVGGRGFRPLPIQRVIEDPHFKDSVMSLPIQACDVCAYFLMQYYNPNKYVKSKGADKYYFRLAPVLNNNASRTNKFGIVEYP
- the argJ gene encoding bifunctional glutamate N-acetyltransferase/amino-acid acetyltransferase ArgJ — its product is MAKEYKKSPLAPEFFPEMPVIEGVELGTASTELKYKGRDDLLLVRFPEGAAVAGVFTKSKTRSAPVDWCRTCLAAGKPARVLLVNAGNANAFTGRAGDDAMQKCIETAAGVTGADNDQIYVSSTGVIGEVLPADRMLTHIEAAAKSDVSWEQAANAIRTTDTFAKGATRHAVIDGRECVLNGIVKGSGMIAPDMATMLGYVFTDADITSPVLQQILSETVGPSFNSITVDSDTSTSDTLLAFASGKSGAGAEISDPADPRLADFRVAFQDLMTDLAHQVVRDGEGATKFIKITVEGAEDDRAAKVIALSIANSPLVKTAIAGEDANWGRIVMAVGKAGEAADRDRLIIEIGGQRLTEAGMASKNYDEDACTAHLKGRDIDIFVDAGVGGPGKATVWTCDLTHGYIDINADYRS